GCCCATGCTGCTGCTCCCCTGACTCTCCAGTCCGGATCGTCAAGCACTTCAATTAAAGGATCGACCGCAGCATCACCCATACGACTTAAAGCTGTTGAAGCTTCCCTTCTGACAAGCTTATTGTTGTCGCTTAAAGACAAAATCAAAGGTTTGATTGCTTTTGGATCATTTATGGCACCTAAAAGAGTTGCCGCATGCAAACGGATATTTTTCTTTCTGTGGGATAAAGCAGAAATTAAAGGATCGACTGCTTCTTCACCTTTCAATTCCAATGCTCCCATTGCATCTTCGACAACGAATTCATCATCGTCGTTTAACTTTTCAATTAATTCATCTATCTCAGACATTGTCATCCCTCTTAATAACAATAATTAAATAATGATTATAACTTTATATTTATATGTATAAAAGTATTTTCATAAATTACGAACAAAGTGGGATAATGTACGATATTGCAATAATAAGTGGTGACGGAATAGGAAAGGAAGTAATGGAATCAGCCGAATATCTCTTGGATAAACTGGACTTGAACTTTAATTTCAACTATGGCGAAGCAGGCTTTGAATGCTTCAACAGGAACGGAACAACACTGCCTGAAGAAACCGTGAAAATAGCCAAATCCAGTGATGCAACCTTATTCGGCGCATCAACTTCAACTCCCGGCCAGCCTAGCCCGATAATAAATCTAAGAAAAGAACTTGACGTTTACGCGAATTTAAGACCCATAAAATCATACAGAGGCATCAAATCCATTGCACAAGGCATCGATTTTATAATCGTGCGTGAAAA
This portion of the Methanobrevibacter millerae genome encodes:
- a CDS encoding HEAT repeat domain-containing protein; the protein is MTMSEIDELIEKLNDDDEFVVEDAMGALELKGEEAVDPLISALSHRKKNIRLHAATLLGAINDPKAIKPLILSLSDNNKLVRREASTALSRMGDAAVDPLIEVLDDPDWRVRGAAAWALGNLDNEKAIPALEKLLDDESGYVKSGAQSAIATIQRKA